Proteins encoded together in one Hevea brasiliensis isolate MT/VB/25A 57/8 chromosome 16, ASM3005281v1, whole genome shotgun sequence window:
- the LOC110644421 gene encoding transcriptional regulator SUPERMAN-like codes for MESARYWEEEASVWPPRSYFCNFCGREFGSAQALGGHMNVHRRDRARLKQSPGFQNYFLHHQHQNHHKITLVYNPNSRAFVSPSEVSIPVLTREKKCHRPDISVNPTERKKENVSRKRQRDDELFVPKSSSMKRDHLQAEVKRLCQDATQDLDLELRLGFSLI; via the coding sequence ATGGAGTCAGCAAGATATTGGGAAGAAGAAGCGTCTGTATGGCCTCCAAGATCTTATTTCTGCAATTTCTGTGGAAGAGAATTCGGGTCAGCTCAAGCCTTGGGAGGTCATATGAATGTTCATAGGAGAGATAGAGCAAGGCTAAAGCAGTCTCCTGGTTTCCAAAACTACTTTCTTCATCATCAACATCAAAATCATCATAAAATTACCTTGGTTTACAATCCTAATTCTAGGGCTTTTGTGTCGCCATCCGAAGTTTCAATTCCGGTGTTGACACGAGAAAAGAAATGCCATAGACCTGATATTTCAGTGAATCCAACTGAGAGGAAGAAGGAGAATGTTAGTCGTAAGAGACAGAGAGATGATGAACTATTCGTTCCTAAATCAAGTTCCATGAAGAGAGATCATCTTCAAGCAGAGGTGAAGAGACTGTGTCAAGATGCAACCCAAGACTTGGATCTTGAGCTTAGACTTGGGTTTTCCCTTATTTAG